GATCTGGCCGACGGCGTCGAGCATGTGCGTCTGGGCCGGGTCGTGCGGCAGCAGCCATCCCGACAGGCCGGGGGCGACCTGCCCGAGCAGCGACGGTCCCAGCAGGACACCCGCGCCCAGCTCACCGATGACCGGGGGCAGGCCCACCCGCCGCGCCGCCCGCCCGAGGGCGAGCGCGGTCCCCAGGAGCACGCCTATCTGCAGCAGCAGGAGCAGGAGCTGGTGAGCGCCGATGGGCGCCACGGGCACTGGCGACGCATCCATGGCGGTGCGTCCGTCCTACGCCTCGGCGGCGGCGCCGGCCAGTTGCGGCTCCGGCTGTGGCTGCGGCTGCGGCTCCGTCTCCGTCTCCGGCTGCGTCTGCGTCTGCGGCTGCGTCTGCGTCTGCGTCTGCGGCTGCGTCTCCGGGGCGTCGAAGACGTCCGCCAGACCGGTCAGCCCGGACAGCATCGTCGCGAAGCTCATCGTCCGCGTCCGCCGCCCGTCCGGGTCCACCGCCCGATGGGCCTTGTCCCAGTACTCCTCCTTGGGACGGTTGCGGTTGTAGAAGAAGCGGATGAACTCCAGCAGCGAGCCGAGGAAGTCGCGGTAGTTGCTCTCGTACCGGTCGAGCAGGCGCTTTTCCGAGGCCGGGTCGCGCAGCACGGCGTCGAGGGTCCCCGCCAGACCGTGGGCCCCCCGGATGGCGAGGGTGACGCCCGTGGACAGGAGCGGGTCGACGAAGGCGGCGGCGTCGCCGGTCAGCGCCCACCCGGGCCCGTGGAACCGCCGGCAGGTGTACGACCAGTCGCGGGTGCTGCGGAAGCCGCTCGCACGGACCGCCCCCTCGGTGAGGGCCTTGACCTCCTGCGTGCGCTCCATCTCGGAGAAGTAGAGCTCTTCAAGGCTCTTGCCGGACTTCTTGTACTCCTCCACCGGAGTGACGTAGCCGACGCTGACCGTGCCGTCCGACAACGGGATGAACCAGAACCAGCCGTTCGGCCGGTTCTCGGTGAGGATGTCGCCCGCCCGGTCGCCCTCGTACGTGCGGCAGCCCTGGAAGTACGTCCAGACGGCGATGTTGCGCAGGTCCTCGTGCCACTCGATGAGGTCGAACCGGCGCGCCAGAACGTGCGCCTGGCCGGAGGCGTCGACCAGCATCCGGCAGCCGACCGTGCGCGGCTCGGTCTCGCCCTTCCGGGTGTAGGAGACGCCCACGACCCGGTCGCCGTCGAACACGGGCTCACGGAAGGTGGCCTCCTCCACGACCTGGGCGCCCAGCTCCCGCGCCCGGGTGAGGAGCAGGGCGTCGAAGTCGGCCCGGCGCACCTGGTAGGAGTACTCGTAGCGGGACGCCTCGGAGAAGCGGAACCCCCAGATCGCCTGCCCGTCCTCGCCCTTGCTGCCGAGCGCCCGCCAGCCCTTGGGCACGGTGTCGTTCTTGCCCCACAGGAGCGTGCCGCCGTACTTCTTGGTGAAGCCCAGCGCGTCGAGCCGCTCCCGCAGGCCCAGCTCCTCGATCGCGGGAAGCACGCCGGTGATCAGCGACTCACCGATGTGGTACCGGGGGAACTTCTCCCGCTCCAGAACCAGCACGCGGTGGCCCCGCCGCGCCAGCAGTCCCGCGGTGGTGGCCCCTCCGGGGCCGCCCCCGACAACGACCACGTCGAAATCGTCGGTGGGATCGATCACTGGTTTCCTCCGATCTAGCGAGTGACTGCCGGGCCCGGCCCGGCAGGTACGCTGCAAGGGTCACATTTGCCCTGGTCATCCCGCATCTCCTCGATTGCGGAACGCCCCGCGGACGCGACGACGCCGCTCCCGTCCCGCCGTGCGGCGGGGGGAAGCGGCGTCGAGAGGGGGCGGGGGGTGGTCCGGCCGTTCAGTCGAGCACCTTCTGCAGGGCGGGCTCCCCCGGGCCGCCGGGCGCCTCGGACGACTCCGCGGAGTCCGGCGTCCCGGCCTTGTCCTCCTGGCCCACCGGCGGCACGTGCCTGAGCACCGTCGCGATGAGCACGGCCACGGCGGCCAGCAGGACGGCGCCGATCGCCGCGATCGTGTGCAGGCCGCTGGTGAACGCCTCGCGCGCGGCGGTGAGCAGAGCCGAGCCGAGCTGCCCGGGAAGCGTCGCGGCCGCGGCGGCGGCGCCCGCGATGCTGTCGTCGGCGGCCTTGGCGGCCTGGGCCGGCAGACCGTCGGGCAGTGCGCCGGAGACCTGCGTCCGGTAGACGGCGGTGCCGATGGTGCCGAGCAGCGCCATGCCGAGCGTGCCGCCGAACTCGTTGCTCATCTGCGCCAGCGAGCCCGCGGACCCGGCCTTCTCCGGCGGGGCGGAGCCGACCACCAGGTTGGTGCCCAGCGCCACGAGCGCGGAGCCGCAGAAGGAGACGAGGGCGAAGCCGATGACCAGCGTCGCGGTCCCGGACTCCGCGCTGATCTGCGTGAAGGCCACGAGGACGGCCGCGACGACGGCCATGCCCGCCGAGATGACGTACGCCGGACGGATCTTGGTCGCCAGCTTGGGCATCACCATGAAGCCGGCGGTGGCCCCGGCCATGCCGGGCAGCGTGGCGACGGCCGCCTGCAGCGTCGACATGCCCTGCACGACCTGGAAGTAGAGCATCATGAACAGCATCAGGCCGCCACCGGTCACGCTGTAGCTGAGCTGGCTGCCCAGCGCGGTGCTGAACGCGCGGTTGCGGAACAGGCCGAGGTCGAGCAGCGGGTCGGCCAGCTTGCGCTGACGGCGCCCGAACAGCACGCCGACGACCAGGCCGGCCACGAGCGCCACGGTCGGCACCGTCTGCCACCCGTGCCGGGCCAGCTCCTTGATGCCGTACACGATCGGCAGCATGGTGCCCAGCGACAGCACGACGCTGAGCGGGTCCAGCCGGCCGGAGTTCCCGTCGCGGTATTCGGGCAGCAGGGTGGGGCCCACGATCAGCAGCAGCGCCATCAGCGGCACGGCCAGCAGGAACACCGATCCCCACCAGAAGTGCTCGAGCAGCACGCCGCTGATGATCGGGCCGACGATCGCGCCGAGGGTGAAGGTGCCGCCCCACAGGCCGAAGGCCGCGGCGCGCTGCTTGGCGTCCTGGAACATGTTGGTGATCAGCGCCAGGGTCGAGGGCATCAGGGTGGCGCCCGCGATGCCCAGCAGCGCCCGTGCGGCGATGAGCATGCCGGGGCTCGTCGAGTAGGCGGTGAGCACCGACGCGACGCCGAAGGTGGCGGCGCCGGTCAGCAGCAGCCGGCGCCGGCCGATGCGGTCGCCCAGGGTTCCCATCGTGACCAGGAAGCCGGCGAGCATGAAGCCGTAGACGTCCATGATCCACAGCTGCTGGACGCCGTCGGCGCCGAGGTCCGCGCTGAGCTTCGGCAGCGCCAGCAGCAGCACGAACAGGTCGATGGAGACGATGAAGGTGGGCAGGGTGAGCACCGCCAGCCCGGCCCATTCGCGCCGCCCGGCCTTGGGGGGCGCTTCGGTCACAGTCACGTTGTCCGTCCTTTCCTTCTGCTCGCGGCCGGCGGTCCGACCGTCGTCGCTGGCGGCGGCGCCGCCCTTACCCGCGGCTGAGCTGGACCACGTTCTCCAGGTCCGCGCCGGAGTACGGCTCGGCGTCCCGGAAGTACTCGACCCGCACGCTCTCGGGGCGGCGCGGACCGGTCCCCCGCGCGTCGGCGCGGTAGGCGTCCAGGAGCTCCTGCGCCTCGGCCGTGGCCTGCGTGAACCTCGCGACCGGGTCCGCGTCGTGGAGCAGCACGTCGGCCATGGCCCGGGTCATGACGTCCTGGACCCCCGCGAAGTCCCCGAACAACGGCCCCCAGACGGGAGGCGCCCCCGCCGCCCCGGCGGGCGCCGCCCCGGGCGGGTAGGACCTGAGCTGGTCGCCGGCCACCCGGTGGTAGGGATGCCTGTCGTACCAGCCCTCCTGCTCCAGCAGCGCCGTGGACGCGCCGGTGACGGGGATGAAGCTGTTGATCTTGTGCTGGTCGGCGGCGTTGCGCGCGTTGTGCATGTACTGCAGGAACGCCAGCGCGCCGTCCCGGGTCCTCTCGTCGAGGCCGTCGGCCAGCCACAGCGAGGTGCCGGCGATCGCGTTGGCGGCGTAGGGGACCTCGTCGTTGACCGGGAACCGGCCCACCTCGATCTCGAAGCCGGCGTTCTCCGCCGCCTGGACCATGTAGTTGAGGTCGTTGGAGGACGTGATGCGGAAGGCGACCTCCTGGGTGGCGAACGCCTTGAGGTTGCCCTCCCAGTCCGGGATCTTCCCGGTGTAGAGGTAGTGGCCCTTGCGGTGCAGCCGCCGCCACCACTCGACCCAGGCCAGCATCTCGGGGGTGGCCAGGTCGACCGTCGTGGCGGGCGCCGACCGCCCGTTGTCGTTGTCCACCAGCCGGCCGCCCTGCACCGCGAGGGCCTGCTGGAAGAACAGGCCGTGGTTGGCCCACGTGATGGTGTGCGACGGCCCGCCGGGCAGTGCCGCGACCGCGTCGCACGCGGCCTCCACCTCCGCCCAGGTGGCCGGGAGTCTGGTGACGCCGGCCCGGTCGAGCAGGGTGCGGTTCGCGTACAGGAGCATCGTGGTCGCGACCGAGGGCATCGAGGTCAGGTCGCCCTGGTAGGTGTAGTAGCCGCGCACGGCCGGGATGAGGTCGTCGATCACGACCGGCTCCCCCAGGATCTCCGTGCGCCCGCCGATGGCCTTCTCCACCGAGGTGAACACGGGCCTGCCGTCGGGGCCCACCAGGTCCCTGATGGCCCGGCTGACGTAGAAGTAGCACTCGGCGACGGCGGGCGGCCGGCCGTGCGCGGCGGCCCGGGCGATCTCCAGCGGGAGCTCGCGGAAGTCGTGTCCCTTGATCTCCACCGCGTACTCGGGGTGCGCCTCGCCGAACTCGCGCGCCATCCGCCTCATCCGGTCCATGTAGCCGGGAAAGGTGAGGTCGGCGACCCAGACGTCGATGACCGTTCTGCTCATCGCTTGCTCTCTTCCTGCTCGTGGGAATGACAGGCCCGAGGAGCCCGAGCAGCCGCGGGGCGACTCGAGCACCACGATGGCCCTCCGGGCGGCGCCGCGCTTCCTCTCGATTGCTCTGTCCGGCCCGTCATCGCAGCGTCCGGCAGAAGACCCTGATGTCCTCCACCAGAAGGTCCGGCTGCTCCAGTGCGGCGAAGTGGCCGCCGCGGTCGAACTCGGTCCAGTGGCTGATGCTCGGGTAGTCCCGCTCCGCGAAGGACCGGATCGGGACGAAGAGGTCGTGGGGGAAGACCGCCACGCCGACCGGCGCGTTCACCGGCGGCGGCGGCGTCCCCGCGACGGCCTGCCGTACCCCCTCGGCGCCCTCGTAGTAGAACTGGGCGGAGGAGCCCGCGGTCGCGGTGAGCCAGTAGATCGAGACGATCGTGAGGAGCGCGTCCCTGTCGATCGCGTCCTCGGGCGACTTGACCGAGTCGGTCCACTCCCAGAACTTCTCCGTGATCCAGGCGAGCTGCCCGGCCGGGGAGTCGGTCAGCGCGTAGGCGAGCGTCTGCGGCCGGGTCGCCATGATCTTCATGTAGCCGGACTGGTCCTGGTCGAAGCGGGCCAGCCGGCCGAGGCGCTCCCGGTCGCCCTCGTCGAGCGCGGCGATCTCGGCGGGGTCCCCCGAGGGGAACGTCATGAGCATGTTGACGTGCACCCCCGCCACGCTCCCCGGGTCGATCGCGCCCAGGACGAGCGAGATCGGCGAACCGGCGTCGCCGCCCTGCGCGACGTACCGGTCGTACCCGAGTCGCCGCATCAGCTCGGCCCACGCGTTCGCGATGCGCGGCACGTCCCATCCGGTCTGGGTCAGCGGCCGGGAGAAGCCGTAGCCGGGGATCGACGGGATGACGACGTGAAAGGCGTCGGCCGGGTCCCCGCCGTGGGCGCGGGGATCGGTCAGCGGCCCGATGACGTCGAGGAACTCGGCGACCGAGCCGGGCCAGCCGTGCGTGATCAGCAGCGGGAGCGCGTCCGGCTCCGGCGACCTGACG
The sequence above is drawn from the Microbispora sp. ZYX-F-249 genome and encodes:
- a CDS encoding NAD(P)/FAD-dependent oxidoreductase, producing the protein MIDPTDDFDVVVVGGGPGGATTAGLLARRGHRVLVLEREKFPRYHIGESLITGVLPAIEELGLRERLDALGFTKKYGGTLLWGKNDTVPKGWRALGSKGEDGQAIWGFRFSEASRYEYSYQVRRADFDALLLTRARELGAQVVEEATFREPVFDGDRVVGVSYTRKGETEPRTVGCRMLVDASGQAHVLARRFDLIEWHEDLRNIAVWTYFQGCRTYEGDRAGDILTENRPNGWFWFIPLSDGTVSVGYVTPVEEYKKSGKSLEELYFSEMERTQEVKALTEGAVRASGFRSTRDWSYTCRRFHGPGWALTGDAAAFVDPLLSTGVTLAIRGAHGLAGTLDAVLRDPASEKRLLDRYESNYRDFLGSLLEFIRFFYNRNRPKEEYWDKAHRAVDPDGRRTRTMSFATMLSGLTGLADVFDAPETQPQTQTQTQPQTQTQPETETEPQPQPQPEPQLAGAAAEA
- a CDS encoding MFS transporter — translated: MTVTEAPPKAGRREWAGLAVLTLPTFIVSIDLFVLLLALPKLSADLGADGVQQLWIMDVYGFMLAGFLVTMGTLGDRIGRRRLLLTGAATFGVASVLTAYSTSPGMLIAARALLGIAGATLMPSTLALITNMFQDAKQRAAAFGLWGGTFTLGAIVGPIISGVLLEHFWWGSVFLLAVPLMALLLIVGPTLLPEYRDGNSGRLDPLSVVLSLGTMLPIVYGIKELARHGWQTVPTVALVAGLVVGVLFGRRQRKLADPLLDLGLFRNRAFSTALGSQLSYSVTGGGLMLFMMLYFQVVQGMSTLQAAVATLPGMAGATAGFMVMPKLATKIRPAYVISAGMAVVAAVLVAFTQISAESGTATLVIGFALVSFCGSALVALGTNLVVGSAPPEKAGSAGSLAQMSNEFGGTLGMALLGTIGTAVYRTQVSGALPDGLPAQAAKAADDSIAGAAAAAATLPGQLGSALLTAAREAFTSGLHTIAAIGAVLLAAVAVLIATVLRHVPPVGQEDKAGTPDSAESSEAPGGPGEPALQKVLD
- a CDS encoding extracellular solute-binding protein; its protein translation is MSRTVIDVWVADLTFPGYMDRMRRMAREFGEAHPEYAVEIKGHDFRELPLEIARAAAHGRPPAVAECYFYVSRAIRDLVGPDGRPVFTSVEKAIGGRTEILGEPVVIDDLIPAVRGYYTYQGDLTSMPSVATTMLLYANRTLLDRAGVTRLPATWAEVEAACDAVAALPGGPSHTITWANHGLFFQQALAVQGGRLVDNDNGRSAPATTVDLATPEMLAWVEWWRRLHRKGHYLYTGKIPDWEGNLKAFATQEVAFRITSSNDLNYMVQAAENAGFEIEVGRFPVNDEVPYAANAIAGTSLWLADGLDERTRDGALAFLQYMHNARNAADQHKINSFIPVTGASTALLEQEGWYDRHPYHRVAGDQLRSYPPGAAPAGAAGAPPVWGPLFGDFAGVQDVMTRAMADVLLHDADPVARFTQATAEAQELLDAYRADARGTGPRRPESVRVEYFRDAEPYSGADLENVVQLSRG
- a CDS encoding epoxide hydrolase family protein; amino-acid sequence: MRPFRIDIPQADLDDLRRRLADTRWPDELPGVGWERGVPLAHLKELAEYWRTEFDWRAAEARLNRYPQFVTEIDGATVHFLHVRSPEPDALPLLITHGWPGSVAEFLDVIGPLTDPRAHGGDPADAFHVVIPSIPGYGFSRPLTQTGWDVPRIANAWAELMRRLGYDRYVAQGGDAGSPISLVLGAIDPGSVAGVHVNMLMTFPSGDPAEIAALDEGDRERLGRLARFDQDQSGYMKIMATRPQTLAYALTDSPAGQLAWITEKFWEWTDSVKSPEDAIDRDALLTIVSIYWLTATAGSSAQFYYEGAEGVRQAVAGTPPPPVNAPVGVAVFPHDLFVPIRSFAERDYPSISHWTEFDRGGHFAALEQPDLLVEDIRVFCRTLR